The following are encoded together in the Candidatus Tumulicola sp. genome:
- a CDS encoding divalent metal cation transporter translates to MPVESVVKEGVDATASAVVTRRRMHFVRGFGPGLVSGASANDPTTVGSIAVVGAATGYAMGWLVVLLLPLLAIVQSIAASVATVSQKSLQQAIIDTLGRRAAVAAALSIVVVSLFTLGADIQAGAQALSIICGGIPYQLFVIPLVVVAGWLLATKSYMRVERILACFTPVFLCYLVSAILARPNWGDVLRGILVPHIAFTPLFLTGAIALLGTTLTGYVYFWESIEVAERHPRPGDAAKMSADAAIGIVVAGSSFLFILVATAATAGVHHLPMQSATDAAVALKPLAGPASQILFGVGLLASAAIAIPIISATNGYVIAQTLGLPAGLRHGVREARVFYGVIFASLAVSSALALAPISTMWLLYWASVAAGIATPVTLVMVMMVATNRKAMHGRPVSPLLACGGWAVTGIVTLSAGAFIWSILPRH, encoded by the coding sequence ATGCCCGTAGAGTCCGTTGTCAAAGAGGGCGTCGACGCGACGGCGAGCGCAGTCGTGACGCGCCGCCGCATGCACTTCGTGCGCGGGTTCGGACCGGGCCTCGTGTCGGGCGCGTCGGCCAACGATCCGACGACTGTCGGTTCGATCGCGGTCGTCGGCGCGGCAACGGGCTATGCGATGGGCTGGCTTGTGGTGCTGCTGTTGCCGCTGCTGGCAATCGTCCAGTCGATTGCGGCGTCGGTTGCGACGGTATCGCAGAAGAGCTTGCAACAGGCGATTATCGATACGCTTGGCCGCCGAGCTGCCGTGGCTGCGGCGCTGTCGATCGTTGTGGTCAGTTTGTTCACGTTGGGCGCCGATATTCAGGCCGGCGCGCAAGCGTTGTCGATCATTTGCGGCGGTATTCCGTACCAGCTATTCGTTATTCCGCTGGTCGTCGTCGCCGGGTGGTTGTTGGCAACGAAATCGTATATGCGCGTCGAGCGTATTTTGGCGTGTTTTACGCCGGTATTTTTGTGTTACTTGGTGAGTGCGATTTTGGCGCGTCCCAACTGGGGTGACGTGCTGCGTGGTATCTTGGTGCCGCACATCGCGTTCACTCCGTTGTTTTTAACCGGAGCGATTGCGCTGCTTGGAACGACGCTCACCGGTTACGTCTATTTTTGGGAGTCGATCGAAGTGGCCGAGCGTCACCCGCGTCCCGGCGACGCCGCGAAGATGAGCGCCGACGCCGCAATCGGCATCGTGGTCGCGGGCTCGAGCTTTCTGTTTATCTTGGTTGCGACTGCGGCGACGGCCGGCGTGCATCATCTTCCGATGCAGAGTGCGACGGATGCTGCGGTTGCGCTCAAGCCGCTGGCCGGACCGGCAAGTCAGATTCTGTTCGGCGTCGGGCTTCTCGCTTCGGCTGCGATCGCGATTCCAATTATATCTGCGACGAACGGGTATGTTATCGCGCAGACGCTTGGTCTTCCGGCCGGCTTGAGGCATGGGGTTCGCGAGGCGCGTGTGTTTTACGGCGTGATCTTTGCGTCGCTGGCCGTGTCGTCGGCGTTGGCGCTGGCACCGATCAGCACGATGTGGCTGCTGTACTGGGCGTCGGTCGCGGCCGGAATCGCAACACCGGTTACGCTGGTGATGGTAATGATGGTCGCTACGAATCGGAAGGCGATGCATGGCCGCCCGGTCAGTCCGCTGCTAGCCTGCGGCGGTTGGGCGGTGACCGGAATCGTAACGCTTTCGGCCGGCGCGTTTATTTGGTCGATTTTGCCGCGGCATTGA
- a CDS encoding type II toxin-antitoxin system VapC family toxin — protein MSGQAVLDASAALTWFFEDERDDLSLAMAEVVAASGALVPALFRLEMQNALLQALRRKRMTRAIVDERLGDLDRLNLIVDSAAANLSFNSGFALAERFGLSAYDAAYLELAERAKRPLMTRDKALRGAARAMRLLWEPS, from the coding sequence ATTAGCGGCCAGGCCGTTCTCGATGCCTCAGCAGCGCTAACGTGGTTTTTTGAAGACGAGCGGGACGATTTGTCTCTCGCAATGGCCGAGGTTGTCGCGGCTTCCGGCGCACTCGTACCGGCGCTGTTCCGGTTAGAGATGCAGAACGCATTGCTCCAAGCGCTTCGCCGCAAGCGGATGACGCGCGCCATCGTTGACGAAAGACTCGGTGACCTCGATCGCCTGAATCTCATCGTCGATTCCGCCGCAGCGAACCTCAGCTTCAATTCTGGCTTTGCGTTAGCCGAACGTTTCGGCTTGAGCGCTTACGACGCAGCCTATCTTGAATTGGCGGAACGCGCAAAACGGCCATTGATGACGCGCGACAAAGCGCTGCGAGGAGCTGCTCGCGCTATGCGTCTGCTTTGGGAACCGAGTTAA
- a CDS encoding formylglycine-generating enzyme family protein yields the protein MIRIPGGSFQMGSERFYPEEAPLRDVSVGDFSIDEYSVTNADFAKFVHKTGYVTVAERPLKAEDYPGAPPENLVPGSLVFHMTPGPVNFNDYRQWWSWTPGASWKYPDGPGSSVASRPDHPVVHVAFEDAQTYATWAEKRLPTEAEWEFAARGGLDGKDFVWGDEMLPGGEPAANTWQGSFPYRHTSKHGPRTLPVGSFAPNGYGLYDVAGNVWEWTSDWYVIDRVASSPCCGGDDLRERSYDPCSPEIRIPRKVLKGGSFLCSPEYCLRFRPAARSPQMIDTGMSHIGFRCAKD from the coding sequence ATGATTCGCATTCCGGGTGGAAGTTTTCAAATGGGATCCGAGCGATTCTATCCCGAGGAAGCGCCGCTACGCGACGTCTCGGTCGGCGATTTTTCGATCGACGAATACAGCGTGACGAATGCGGACTTCGCGAAGTTCGTGCACAAGACCGGATACGTTACCGTCGCCGAACGGCCGTTGAAAGCCGAAGATTACCCCGGCGCTCCACCCGAAAATCTCGTTCCCGGTTCGCTGGTTTTTCACATGACGCCGGGACCGGTCAACTTTAACGACTATCGGCAATGGTGGTCGTGGACGCCGGGAGCGAGCTGGAAGTATCCCGACGGACCGGGCAGTTCGGTTGCGTCGCGCCCCGATCATCCGGTGGTGCATGTGGCGTTCGAAGACGCGCAAACGTATGCCACGTGGGCCGAAAAGCGTCTGCCGACCGAAGCTGAATGGGAGTTTGCCGCACGCGGCGGTCTCGACGGCAAAGACTTCGTGTGGGGCGACGAGATGTTACCCGGCGGAGAGCCGGCAGCGAACACGTGGCAAGGCTCGTTTCCGTATCGCCATACGTCCAAGCACGGGCCGCGGACGTTGCCCGTCGGCAGCTTCGCCCCGAACGGTTATGGCTTGTATGATGTCGCCGGCAACGTGTGGGAGTGGACGTCGGATTGGTACGTGATCGATCGCGTTGCGTCGTCGCCGTGTTGCGGCGGTGACGACCTGCGAGAACGCAGTTACGATCCGTGCAGTCCCGAGATACGCATTCCGCGCAAGGTGCTCAAAGGCGGATCGTTCTTGTGTTCGCCGGAGTACTGCTTACGTTTTCGCCCGGCCGCGCGTTCGCCGCAAATGATCGACACGGGCATGTCGCATATCGGGTTTCGCTGCGCGAAGGATTAG
- a CDS encoding TRIC cation channel family protein: MTPLILSKFGLWTFTTVEYISLIAATTNAFNGALLARRPDHYKNFTVMGIVILAYAGGIGGGVIRDILVNKVPSPLQNPWYIVACLGAAAIALLIDYKSEQKFKDGLFQFMTAFSLPWYAIVGVQTALIAHLGYAAAVLIGIIATTAGRWIIDLACQCVPKQLVRGEFFVTAAALTGIAYLVCNQAFGLNVIASTAIAFFIGFGFRLLSQYLGWEEWEPWEPASVTKVQKSRETLGEGLHAEFRGPQGD, translated from the coding sequence ATGACCCCGCTCATACTCTCGAAGTTCGGCCTCTGGACGTTTACGACGGTCGAGTACATCTCGCTCATCGCCGCCACAACCAATGCGTTCAATGGCGCGTTGCTGGCGCGGCGTCCCGATCATTACAAGAATTTCACGGTGATGGGCATCGTCATTTTGGCCTATGCCGGCGGCATCGGCGGCGGCGTCATCCGCGACATTCTCGTCAACAAAGTTCCCTCGCCCTTGCAAAACCCGTGGTACATCGTTGCGTGTTTGGGGGCCGCTGCGATTGCGCTGCTGATCGACTACAAGAGCGAGCAGAAATTCAAAGACGGTCTGTTCCAGTTTATGACGGCGTTCTCGCTGCCGTGGTATGCCATCGTCGGCGTACAGACCGCACTGATCGCCCACTTGGGATACGCCGCTGCCGTACTAATCGGCATCATCGCGACGACCGCCGGTCGCTGGATCATCGACCTCGCCTGTCAATGCGTTCCGAAGCAGTTGGTTCGCGGCGAATTTTTCGTGACCGCCGCGGCGTTGACCGGTATCGCCTATTTAGTCTGCAATCAGGCGTTCGGTCTGAACGTCATTGCGTCGACCGCGATCGCGTTTTTCATCGGCTTCGGTTTCCGTTTGCTCTCGCAATATCTCGGATGGGAAGAGTGGGAGCCATGGGAACCAGCCTCGGTTACCAAAGTGCAAAAGTCTCGCGAAACACTTGGCGAAGGATTGCACGCCGAGTTTCGCGGCCCGCAAGGTGACTAA
- a CDS encoding arylsulfatase, which yields MPSKGQPNIIAIMGDDIGWFNVGAYNRGIMAGRTPNLDKLAAQGMLFTDYYAEGSCTAGRAAFITGEIPRRTGLTTVGQAGAKVGMPAEAPTIATALKSMGYATGQFGKNHLGDLNEYLPTLHGFDEFFGYLYHLDAMEDPAHPNYPQQLKDKIGPRNMVHSWATDTDDATVQPRWGKVGKQKIEDCGTLYPDRMETVDDEILGHAVKFIDKAKSDGKPFFVWLNPTRMHVVTHLSEKYESQRTPENGWDVYEAGMAQLDDIVGSVMQKLEDDGLEDNTIVVFTTDNGAENFTWPDGGQTPFAGGKGTVLEGGFRVPCILRWPGKVQAGKVENGLFASLDWFPTFVAAAGDANIVNELLAGKQLGDRTYKVHLDGYNQMDLITGKGPSARKEFFYFAEGTLGAVRVNDYKYRFIDQPAGWLGGTVKVDWPILTNLRLDPFERTGMAGSLAFYNWFAYQFWRFVLVQEVVGELAKTAVAFPPMQASASFNLEGVKEQIDKAMASHTGS from the coding sequence ATGCCCTCTAAGGGGCAGCCCAACATCATCGCTATCATGGGCGACGATATCGGCTGGTTTAACGTTGGCGCCTATAACCGAGGGATCATGGCGGGCAGGACGCCGAACCTCGACAAGCTCGCCGCCCAAGGCATGCTCTTCACGGACTACTACGCTGAGGGCAGCTGCACGGCCGGCCGGGCGGCGTTTATCACCGGCGAAATTCCGCGGCGCACCGGTCTGACCACCGTCGGTCAAGCCGGCGCTAAAGTCGGAATGCCTGCCGAAGCCCCCACAATCGCAACCGCCCTGAAATCCATGGGCTACGCGACGGGGCAGTTCGGCAAGAATCACCTCGGCGATCTCAACGAATACTTGCCGACGCTGCACGGCTTCGACGAGTTCTTCGGCTATTTGTATCATCTGGATGCTATGGAAGATCCGGCGCATCCTAACTATCCGCAGCAACTAAAAGACAAAATCGGTCCTCGGAATATGGTGCATAGCTGGGCGACCGATACCGACGACGCAACCGTCCAGCCGCGCTGGGGCAAAGTCGGCAAACAGAAGATCGAAGACTGCGGCACGCTCTATCCGGATCGCATGGAGACGGTCGACGACGAGATCCTCGGACACGCGGTCAAGTTCATCGATAAGGCCAAGTCGGACGGCAAACCGTTCTTCGTGTGGCTCAATCCGACGCGCATGCACGTCGTCACGCATCTGTCGGAAAAATACGAGAGCCAACGAACTCCCGAAAACGGCTGGGACGTGTACGAAGCGGGCATGGCGCAACTTGACGATATCGTCGGATCCGTCATGCAGAAACTCGAGGACGACGGCCTAGAAGACAACACGATCGTCGTGTTCACCACCGACAATGGCGCCGAGAACTTCACCTGGCCCGACGGCGGTCAAACGCCGTTTGCCGGCGGTAAAGGCACCGTACTCGAGGGTGGATTCCGCGTTCCGTGCATCCTGCGTTGGCCCGGAAAAGTGCAGGCGGGTAAAGTCGAAAACGGACTGTTCGCCAGCCTCGATTGGTTCCCGACGTTCGTGGCCGCCGCCGGCGACGCGAACATCGTCAACGAACTGCTGGCCGGCAAACAGCTCGGCGATCGTACGTATAAGGTGCATCTCGACGGCTACAATCAGATGGATCTCATCACCGGCAAAGGGCCGTCGGCGCGTAAGGAGTTCTTCTACTTCGCCGAAGGAACGCTCGGCGCGGTGCGCGTGAACGACTACAAATACCGGTTTATCGACCAGCCCGCCGGCTGGCTCGGCGGTACCGTGAAAGTCGATTGGCCGATTCTGACCAACCTTCGGCTCGATCCGTTCGAACGAACCGGAATGGCCGGCTCGCTCGCCTTCTACAACTGGTTTGCGTACCAGTTCTGGCGCTTCGTGCTGGTGCAAGAGGTCGTCGGGGAACTCGCCAAAACGGCGGTAGCGTTTCCGCCGATGCAGGCGTCGGCGTCCTTCAACCTTGAGGGAGTGAAGGAACAGATCGACAAAGCGATGGCATCGCATACTGGGTCCTAA
- a CDS encoding MgtC/SapB family protein: MSVSAFLTRLAVAALLGIAIGFERQWRQRAAGLHTSTLVSIGAALFALLDGVLGAGDTTRIVAGVVTGVGFIAGGVILRSGAGISGLNTAATIWSTAAVGALAGFGFWQEALAGAVAIVFLNLTLQPLANAIDARTSSKNR, from the coding sequence GTGAGCGTTAGCGCTTTCCTGACGCGCCTTGCCGTGGCGGCGCTGTTGGGAATAGCGATCGGATTCGAACGTCAGTGGCGTCAGCGCGCTGCCGGTCTGCACACGAGTACGCTCGTGTCGATCGGCGCCGCGCTGTTCGCGTTACTTGACGGGGTTCTCGGAGCCGGCGACACGACGCGCATCGTCGCCGGCGTGGTGACCGGCGTCGGTTTCATCGCGGGCGGCGTCATTCTACGCTCGGGAGCCGGCATCTCGGGTTTGAACACCGCCGCGACGATCTGGTCGACCGCAGCCGTCGGCGCGCTGGCGGGCTTTGGATTCTGGCAAGAAGCGCTCGCCGGTGCGGTCGCGATCGTCTTCTTGAATTTAACGCTGCAGCCGTTAGCGAACGCTATCGACGCGCGCACCAGTTCAAAAAACCGCTAA
- a CDS encoding helix-turn-helix domain-containing protein yields the protein MNVEHTSFVDESKLVSLVPSTVRWQQLQPGNFDVAFKVLATTPLVISSRTMNLAFHGSAQVVPGRRSVVTIDSATEARWRGTAFGAANIASGDEVDVRTTGASTLLAIAVDEPDLQRHYHHSLDASDIVDRLGNNRVTGNFLAAHRVRTAVRQVCAAESSVPPTAAGTMLALLAATVAEIENHSIARSHCLNRRYAAVRACAAYMREHIDETITLIDLSTACGMRSRSLINAFEAVVGLSPMDYLKRLRLSSVRSMLLRSDPRSTRVIDVATEWGFWHMGHFAHDYRVMFGEAPSQTLLSR from the coding sequence GTGAACGTCGAGCACACGAGCTTCGTCGATGAGTCGAAGCTGGTATCGTTAGTCCCCTCCACCGTCCGCTGGCAGCAACTGCAGCCCGGCAATTTCGATGTCGCCTTCAAAGTGCTCGCGACCACGCCGCTGGTGATCTCTTCCCGTACGATGAATTTGGCGTTTCACGGTAGCGCGCAAGTAGTGCCCGGCCGGCGCAGCGTCGTTACTATCGATTCAGCGACGGAGGCGCGTTGGCGCGGCACCGCGTTCGGGGCGGCCAACATAGCGTCCGGCGACGAGGTCGACGTTCGTACCACCGGCGCATCGACGCTACTGGCGATCGCCGTCGACGAACCGGATCTGCAAAGGCACTACCACCATTCACTCGATGCATCCGACATCGTCGACCGCTTGGGTAATAACCGCGTTACTGGAAACTTCTTAGCCGCACACCGCGTGCGCACCGCCGTGCGCCAGGTCTGCGCCGCCGAGTCGTCCGTGCCACCGACTGCGGCTGGCACCATGCTCGCGTTACTCGCTGCCACGGTCGCAGAAATCGAGAATCACTCGATCGCGCGATCCCACTGTTTGAATCGTCGTTATGCCGCCGTCCGAGCGTGCGCGGCGTACATGCGCGAGCACATCGATGAAACGATTACGCTCATCGATTTAAGCACCGCGTGCGGAATGCGCTCGCGTTCGCTGATCAACGCCTTCGAGGCGGTCGTCGGGCTTAGCCCGATGGATTACTTGAAGCGGTTGCGCCTCAGCTCCGTGCGCAGCATGTTGCTGCGATCCGATCCTCGCTCCACGCGCGTGATCGACGTTGCGACCGAATGGGGATTTTGGCACATGGGGCACTTCGCTCACGATTATCGCGTGATGTTCGGAGAAGCGCCCTCGCAAACGTTATTGAGCCGTTAA
- a CDS encoding MbcA/ParS/Xre antitoxin family protein → MRSDTLERISHLIAIWEDLAAIFGRGEPARTWLKRDNADFGGRPPLQRMLHGYVQDLVFVRTYLDRARQGW, encoded by the coding sequence ATGCGCTCCGACACGCTAGAGCGAATCTCGCACCTGATCGCGATATGGGAAGATCTTGCAGCGATCTTCGGGCGAGGCGAGCCGGCCCGCACGTGGCTCAAACGAGACAACGCCGACTTCGGCGGCCGGCCACCATTACAGCGCATGTTACATGGCTACGTGCAAGATCTCGTCTTCGTGCGAACCTATCTCGACCGCGCTCGCCAAGGTTGGTAA
- a CDS encoding PQQ-binding-like beta-propeller repeat protein, producing MRGIRQIATAITLLTFPALFATGCASGAAGTAFTPLSPASTASRWIDNRQVAVPDATKADWLQFGYDAGHSGFNPLEKTLNSSNLSKLAIAWNDKQIIQPNGIVAGDSVLYVDSMGQKNEGLYAFDSTTGKKKWSADVKLNGGWGSFQHAVSAIAGSMVVTPCSNGSTTKFLTGYCGVNASTGKIAWKAYCTEYQGNPCPGLANGVDTSPAYDNKLIFGQITQGVNEQPDTLAIDAQTGKTLWAVAGQYHCPDAGLTSENPLPVSSGVVFAVLGCGDAQGNTEICAFAESSGKTVWCDESPTPYIEEMVADASRLYVVEPGGGSTMVVQAFAVKSGASVWKSNIPAQGAAGLAVDTSRLYVEDGSVGVYALQAGNGKPVWSNTTNGNLYVGGAIAVANGLVYTNGGGGNNGNVAIAAFDSAKGKLVYSTPSISNGSSQASGVIVNGTIYTGCYTLCAFAIPAKKGAK from the coding sequence ATGCGCGGCATACGACAGATCGCCACCGCGATCACGCTCCTCACTTTTCCGGCGCTGTTCGCGACCGGCTGCGCGTCGGGAGCCGCCGGAACGGCGTTCACCCCGCTCTCGCCGGCCTCGACCGCGTCGCGTTGGATCGACAACCGGCAAGTCGCGGTGCCCGATGCAACCAAGGCGGATTGGCTGCAGTTCGGCTACGACGCCGGACACAGCGGTTTCAACCCGCTCGAGAAGACGCTGAATTCGAGCAACCTCTCGAAGTTGGCGATCGCGTGGAACGACAAACAGATCATTCAACCGAACGGAATCGTGGCCGGCGATAGCGTGCTGTATGTCGATTCGATGGGTCAGAAAAACGAAGGTTTGTACGCCTTCGATTCCACGACCGGTAAGAAGAAGTGGTCCGCGGACGTTAAGCTCAACGGCGGTTGGGGAAGTTTCCAGCATGCCGTGTCCGCGATCGCGGGCAGCATGGTGGTGACGCCGTGCAGCAACGGTTCGACGACGAAATTTCTTACCGGCTATTGCGGTGTGAACGCGTCCACCGGCAAAATCGCGTGGAAAGCGTACTGCACGGAATATCAAGGTAACCCGTGTCCCGGTTTGGCGAACGGAGTCGACACGTCGCCGGCCTACGATAACAAATTGATTTTTGGGCAGATCACGCAAGGCGTCAACGAGCAACCCGACACGTTGGCCATCGATGCACAAACCGGCAAAACCCTGTGGGCCGTGGCAGGCCAGTATCACTGCCCCGACGCCGGTTTGACGAGCGAAAATCCGTTGCCGGTGTCGAGCGGCGTGGTGTTCGCCGTTCTCGGTTGCGGAGATGCACAGGGCAATACCGAAATCTGCGCGTTTGCCGAGTCTTCCGGCAAGACGGTCTGGTGCGATGAATCGCCGACACCCTATATCGAGGAAATGGTCGCGGACGCATCTCGGTTGTACGTGGTAGAACCCGGCGGCGGAAGCACGATGGTCGTGCAGGCGTTCGCGGTGAAATCCGGAGCGTCGGTATGGAAGTCGAATATACCCGCGCAGGGCGCTGCAGGCCTCGCCGTTGATACATCGCGCCTGTACGTCGAGGACGGTAGCGTGGGCGTGTACGCGCTGCAAGCCGGCAACGGTAAGCCGGTTTGGAGTAATACGACGAACGGCAATCTGTACGTCGGTGGCGCAATCGCGGTTGCGAACGGGTTGGTGTACACCAACGGCGGCGGCGGAAATAATGGCAATGTTGCGATCGCCGCGTTCGATTCCGCGAAAGGCAAACTGGTGTATTCGACACCGTCGATCAGCAACGGTTCGTCGCAAGCCTCGGGGGTTATCGTGAATGGCACGATATACACGGGATGTTACACGCTGTGCGCGTTTGCGATTCCGGCTAAGAAGGGCGCTAAGTAG
- a CDS encoding M48 family metallopeptidase: protein MTTELLDESVLRDPTERPIFFASVAFNFVLMAFAIALIFYQPAWLRTHPVIAKDIGFLRVLAVTALIGIPLLVLNRNRREAAIRGSSVRLSENQFPEIYAILKAHCERLGMEHPPELFLTGSTIQPYSQTFSSWHENYIVLHQVIMDIDDRKTLDVVSFVLAHELGAIRLRQTSIWNEMMLTYLSSIKWLRSPLDRARTYSRDRYGAALSPTGFRGLLVNAVGRRLMNRVDVDDYLAQARNYGGLWSGLNILFESKPQVFVRLQRLRAAGYRYLPPEPPPA from the coding sequence ATGACGACGGAGCTTCTTGACGAGTCGGTCCTACGCGACCCCACCGAACGGCCGATATTTTTTGCATCGGTAGCGTTCAACTTCGTCCTCATGGCGTTCGCGATCGCGCTGATATTTTATCAGCCGGCGTGGTTGCGAACGCATCCCGTCATCGCGAAGGATATCGGGTTCCTGCGGGTCTTGGCGGTTACCGCGTTGATCGGAATACCGTTGCTGGTGCTGAACCGCAACCGCCGCGAGGCGGCGATTCGCGGCAGCTCGGTGCGTCTGTCCGAGAATCAGTTTCCCGAAATTTATGCGATATTGAAAGCGCATTGCGAGCGACTCGGGATGGAGCATCCTCCCGAGCTGTTTTTGACGGGAAGCACGATTCAGCCGTATTCGCAGACGTTTTCATCGTGGCACGAAAACTACATCGTGTTGCATCAAGTGATCATGGATATCGACGACCGCAAAACGCTCGACGTCGTTTCGTTCGTGTTGGCGCACGAGCTGGGCGCGATCCGGCTTCGGCAAACGAGTATCTGGAACGAGATGATGCTCACGTACCTGTCGTCGATCAAATGGCTGCGCAGTCCACTCGACCGCGCGCGGACCTATTCGCGGGACAGATATGGCGCTGCACTCTCGCCCACTGGATTTCGCGGCTTGCTGGTGAACGCCGTGGGTCGCCGGTTGATGAATCGCGTCGATGTCGACGATTACCTCGCACAGGCGCGTAACTACGGAGGTCTGTGGTCGGGGCTGAACATCCTGTTCGAGAGCAAGCCGCAGGTTTTCGTACGTCTACAGCGATTGCGCGCTGCAGGGTATCGGTATTTGCCTCCGGAGCCGCCGCCCGCCTGA
- a CDS encoding bile acid:sodium symporter, with amino-acid sequence MHASGIKPEQIFAALMLIALTFGAGLEVDREHLRETLKRVGLTVRAILANFVIVPIIGVVVVKLFRLPGEVATGVLLMAIAPGVPFVLASVRKRGGRLALAVELAVVLPLLSIVTVPITAALVLPAIAEAHLPFGKFAMTLVLFQLLPLLVGIVLGGRAPQLAQRLARPLQFVFFGAALILIVLLFPQIISGVASIYGSLGMLASLTIVLLSMATGWLLGGPATEDRRVLGIGTTLRNVGLCALIATSSLQNSRVAAAVLTYLVIQMIVSTIFGAIFSRKTKAALA; translated from the coding sequence ATGCATGCATCTGGAATCAAGCCGGAGCAAATCTTCGCGGCGCTCATGCTGATCGCGCTGACCTTCGGCGCGGGCCTGGAGGTCGACCGCGAGCACCTCCGCGAGACGCTCAAGCGCGTCGGTTTGACCGTCCGTGCGATACTCGCCAACTTCGTCATCGTGCCAATCATCGGCGTCGTTGTCGTCAAGTTGTTCCGCCTTCCCGGCGAGGTCGCGACCGGCGTGCTGCTGATGGCGATCGCGCCCGGTGTGCCGTTCGTGTTGGCGTCGGTTCGTAAGCGTGGCGGCCGCCTCGCGCTGGCCGTCGAACTCGCGGTCGTGCTGCCGTTACTATCGATCGTAACGGTGCCGATCACGGCGGCGCTGGTATTGCCGGCGATCGCCGAAGCGCATCTTCCGTTCGGAAAATTCGCGATGACGCTGGTGCTGTTTCAACTACTGCCGTTGTTGGTGGGAATCGTCCTCGGTGGAAGGGCGCCGCAGCTCGCCCAACGACTCGCGCGCCCCCTCCAGTTCGTCTTTTTCGGCGCGGCGCTCATTTTGATCGTTCTGCTGTTTCCGCAAATCATCAGCGGTGTTGCGTCTATCTACGGATCGTTGGGCATGCTCGCATCGCTGACCATCGTGCTGTTATCGATGGCGACGGGATGGTTGTTGGGTGGACCCGCCACCGAAGACCGGCGCGTGCTGGGCATCGGCACGACGCTCCGCAACGTCGGTCTGTGCGCGCTGATCGCAACCTCGAGCCTGCAAAATTCGCGGGTTGCCGCCGCCGTATTGACCTATCTCGTGATTCAAATGATCGTCTCGACGATCTTTGGCGCGATCTTTTCGCGAAAAACGAAGGCGGCGCTAGCATGA
- a CDS encoding RES family NAD+ phosphorylase — protein MAPFLIIGQSRFSPGTYGVFYTADAFIVAVRESSYHAARYLRAAGFADPIIVPRYELQLTLDDSDHLDIRSGGADTAQAFGARARASGRQGIWYDSVRSPGGTCYATFKPAAVRSVKGTARELELVWDGNAITEYRELKTHTL, from the coding sequence ATGGCGCCGTTCCTCATCATCGGGCAGAGCCGCTTCTCGCCTGGAACGTACGGCGTTTTCTATACCGCGGACGCGTTTATCGTTGCGGTGCGAGAGTCGAGCTATCACGCCGCGCGTTATCTGCGGGCCGCGGGATTCGCAGATCCGATTATCGTGCCGCGATACGAACTGCAGCTTACGCTGGATGATTCGGATCATCTGGACATCCGAAGCGGCGGAGCCGACACCGCACAAGCATTCGGCGCAAGGGCGCGCGCCAGTGGTCGGCAGGGTATTTGGTATGACAGCGTTCGATCGCCAGGCGGCACTTGTTACGCGACGTTCAAGCCCGCCGCGGTTCGAAGTGTAAAAGGAACGGCTCGCGAGCTCGAACTAGTGTGGGATGGCAACGCGATAACAGAATATCGAGAGCTAAAGACGCATACACTTTGA
- a CDS encoding type II toxin-antitoxin system prevent-host-death family antitoxin — protein sequence MKTVGIFEAKTHFSALVDEARNGHTIVITRNGEPVAQMVPMPSRNADARGAMDRILSSHAKLKGIPTKSLVEEGRRH from the coding sequence ATGAAGACCGTCGGCATTTTCGAGGCAAAGACACATTTCTCGGCATTGGTTGACGAAGCGCGCAACGGTCACACGATTGTTATTACTCGAAACGGTGAGCCCGTCGCTCAAATGGTGCCCATGCCATCCCGCAACGCCGACGCGCGCGGCGCTATGGATCGCATTCTCTCCTCGCATGCGAAGTTAAAGGGCATCCCAACCAAGTCTTTGGTCGAAGAGGGACGCCGCCATTAG